In Thunnus maccoyii chromosome 3, fThuMac1.1, whole genome shotgun sequence, the following proteins share a genomic window:
- the fam83d gene encoding protein FAM83D isoform X3: MALSQCLEDSPLRLGSKQTGGNDLNLQEVYNETHRLALEELLSGGVDSFQDFLRKERVPNFLSDDEVQRIRSATVAPRCVSFYGEDQVLEQSQDCSSVTYFPEVSDVEPPLLEMGWPAFTTGSYRGVTRAVAYFQPSYGACIYSCKEAARRMIKSAREVIAIVTDSLTDLDIFKDLQEACSSRKVPVYILLDQSGAPAFLKMCRNVGVCLDDLRQMRVRTITGTTYYMRSGARITGEVHERFMLIDGTRVATGSYRFNWTDGKLNSSNLIELSGQITEKFDEEFRILYAQSLPINTQGPPSVRNSGIYEHLLIKNPVTSSPHPARERPVEPVCLTSTPSHKPPTSAVELPGEPSTEEAGLKATPASDTSTIGEDWAEEQHLKEEILAGSTALSFPADKVAERELMTPSTVSCHVSTQTSWSVADRDIQTDLQLTQQPNLILSDTSTTTTQSQSQSQDTSSSSAYPKQTSPTPAAPDDTLKGCFDKLSKERQHYYSTIRFKLEHMVTSLSQRRELADVTNMTQWPGTSSRQKVHKDCGQGPNPSLRVESVGTGTGTWPRARCLY, encoded by the exons ATGGCCCTGTCTCAGTGTCTGGAGGACTCACCTTTGAGGTTGGGTTCAAAACAAACCGGGGGCAACGACCTGAACCTGCAGGAGGTGTACAACGAGACCCACCGGCTGGCTTTGGAGGAGCTGCTGTCAGGAGGGGTCGACAGCTTCCAGGACTTCCTCAGGAAAGAGAGGGTCCCCAACTTTCTGTCGGACGATGAAGTCCAACGGATCAGGAGCGCCACCGTGGCCCCGCGGTGCGTGTCCTTCTACGGAGAGGACCAGGTGCTGGAGCAGTCGCAGGACTGCTCCTCCGTCACCTATTTCCCCGAGGTATCGGACGTGGAGCCGCCGCTGCTGGAGATGGGCTGGCCCGCCTTCACCACTGGCTCCTACCGGGGAGTCACACGGGCCGTGGCGTACTTCCAGCCCAGCTACGGGGCGTGCATCTACAGCTGCAAGGAGGCTGCGAGGCGCATGATTAAAAGTGCCAGAGAG GTGATTGCCATAGTTACAGACTCCCTGACAGACCTGGATATCTTTAAAGATCTTCAGGAGGCATGCTCCAGCCGCAAAGTCCCTGTCTACATCCTGCTGGACCAATCAGGTGCTCCCGCGTTCCTCAAGATGTGCAGAAATGTCGGTGTTTGCTTGGATGACCTTCGG CAAATGAGAGTGAGAACCATAACTGGTACAACATATTACATGAGATCAGGAGCACGGATTACTGGCGAGGTTCATGAGAGGTTCATGTTGATTGATGGAACCAGAGTGGCTACAGGTTCCTACAG GTTCAACTGGACCGATGGCAAACTGAACAGCAGCAACCTGATCGAGCTTTCCGGTCAGATAACAGAGAAATTTGACGAGGAGTTCCGCATCCTCTACGCCCAGTCTCTACCTATAAACACTCAGGGACCTCCAAGTGTTCGAAACAGCGGCATCTACGAACACCTGCTCATCAAAAACCCAGTCACCTCCTCCCCTCACCCGGCCAGGGAGAGGCCTGTAGAGCCGGTGTGTCTGACCAGCACGCCCAGCCATAAGCCCCCAACCTCAGCGGTGGAGCTGCCGGGTGAACCCTCAACTGAAGAGGCGGGTCTTAAAGCCACCCCAGCGTCCGACACGTCCACCATAGGTGAGGACTGGGCGGAGGAGCAGCACTTAAAGGAGGAGATCCTGGCTGGTAGCACTGCTCTGAGCTTCCCTGCAGACAAGGTAGCAGAAAGAGAGCTAATGACCCCCAGCACTGTGTCCTGCCACGTCTCAACTCAGACCAGTTGGTCGGTGGCAGACAGAGACATCCAGACTGACCTTCAGCTCACACAACAACCCAACCTCATCCTATCCgacacctccaccaccaccac ccagagccagagccagagccaggacacctcttcctcctccgctTATCCCAAACAGACCTCACCCACCCCGGCAGCTCCAGACGACACCTTGAAGGGCTGCTTCGACAAGCTGTCCAAAGAACGCCAACACTACTACTCAACCATCCGCTTCAAGCTGGAGCACATGGTGACCTCCCTGTCCCAAAGGCGAGAGCTCGCGGACGTCACCAACATGACTCAGTGGCCTGGCACTTCCAGCAGGCAGAAGGTACACAAAGACTGTGGGCAGGGACCGAACCCCAGCCTGCGTGTTGAAAGTGTGGGCACAGGCACGGGCACATGGCCAAGAGCCAGATGTTTATACTAG
- the fam83d gene encoding protein FAM83D isoform X2 encodes MALSQCLEDSPLRLGSKQTGGNDLNLQEVYNETHRLALEELLSGGVDSFQDFLRKERVPNFLSDDEVQRIRSATVAPRCVSFYGEDQVLEQSQDCSSVTYFPEVSDVEPPLLEMGWPAFTTGSYRGVTRAVAYFQPSYGACIYSCKEAARRMIKSAREVIAIVTDSLTDLDIFKDLQEACSSRKVPVYILLDQSGAPAFLKMCRNVGVCLDDLRQMRVRTITGTTYYMRSGARITGEVHERFMLIDGTRVATGSYRFNWTDGKLNSSNLIELSGQITEKFDEEFRILYAQSLPINTQGPPSVRNSGIYEHLLIKNPVTSSPHPARERPVEPVCLTSTPSHKPPTSAVELPGEPSTEEAGLKATPASDTSTIGEDWAEEQHLKEEILAGSTALSFPADKVAERELMTPSTVSCHVSTQTSWSVADRDIQTDLQLTQQPNLILSDTSTTTTQNQSQSQSQSQDTSSSSAYPKQTSPTPAAPDDTLKGCFDKLSKERQHYYSTIRFKLEHMVTSLSQRRELADVTNMTQWPGTSSRQKVHKDCGQGPNPSLRVESVGTGTGTWPRARCLY; translated from the exons ATGGCCCTGTCTCAGTGTCTGGAGGACTCACCTTTGAGGTTGGGTTCAAAACAAACCGGGGGCAACGACCTGAACCTGCAGGAGGTGTACAACGAGACCCACCGGCTGGCTTTGGAGGAGCTGCTGTCAGGAGGGGTCGACAGCTTCCAGGACTTCCTCAGGAAAGAGAGGGTCCCCAACTTTCTGTCGGACGATGAAGTCCAACGGATCAGGAGCGCCACCGTGGCCCCGCGGTGCGTGTCCTTCTACGGAGAGGACCAGGTGCTGGAGCAGTCGCAGGACTGCTCCTCCGTCACCTATTTCCCCGAGGTATCGGACGTGGAGCCGCCGCTGCTGGAGATGGGCTGGCCCGCCTTCACCACTGGCTCCTACCGGGGAGTCACACGGGCCGTGGCGTACTTCCAGCCCAGCTACGGGGCGTGCATCTACAGCTGCAAGGAGGCTGCGAGGCGCATGATTAAAAGTGCCAGAGAG GTGATTGCCATAGTTACAGACTCCCTGACAGACCTGGATATCTTTAAAGATCTTCAGGAGGCATGCTCCAGCCGCAAAGTCCCTGTCTACATCCTGCTGGACCAATCAGGTGCTCCCGCGTTCCTCAAGATGTGCAGAAATGTCGGTGTTTGCTTGGATGACCTTCGG CAAATGAGAGTGAGAACCATAACTGGTACAACATATTACATGAGATCAGGAGCACGGATTACTGGCGAGGTTCATGAGAGGTTCATGTTGATTGATGGAACCAGAGTGGCTACAGGTTCCTACAG GTTCAACTGGACCGATGGCAAACTGAACAGCAGCAACCTGATCGAGCTTTCCGGTCAGATAACAGAGAAATTTGACGAGGAGTTCCGCATCCTCTACGCCCAGTCTCTACCTATAAACACTCAGGGACCTCCAAGTGTTCGAAACAGCGGCATCTACGAACACCTGCTCATCAAAAACCCAGTCACCTCCTCCCCTCACCCGGCCAGGGAGAGGCCTGTAGAGCCGGTGTGTCTGACCAGCACGCCCAGCCATAAGCCCCCAACCTCAGCGGTGGAGCTGCCGGGTGAACCCTCAACTGAAGAGGCGGGTCTTAAAGCCACCCCAGCGTCCGACACGTCCACCATAGGTGAGGACTGGGCGGAGGAGCAGCACTTAAAGGAGGAGATCCTGGCTGGTAGCACTGCTCTGAGCTTCCCTGCAGACAAGGTAGCAGAAAGAGAGCTAATGACCCCCAGCACTGTGTCCTGCCACGTCTCAACTCAGACCAGTTGGTCGGTGGCAGACAGAGACATCCAGACTGACCTTCAGCTCACACAACAACCCAACCTCATCCTATCCgacacctccaccaccaccac ccagaaccagagccagagccagagccagagccaggacacctcttcctcctccgctTATCCCAAACAGACCTCACCCACCCCGGCAGCTCCAGACGACACCTTGAAGGGCTGCTTCGACAAGCTGTCCAAAGAACGCCAACACTACTACTCAACCATCCGCTTCAAGCTGGAGCACATGGTGACCTCCCTGTCCCAAAGGCGAGAGCTCGCGGACGTCACCAACATGACTCAGTGGCCTGGCACTTCCAGCAGGCAGAAGGTACACAAAGACTGTGGGCAGGGACCGAACCCCAGCCTGCGTGTTGAAAGTGTGGGCACAGGCACGGGCACATGGCCAAGAGCCAGATGTTTATACTAG
- the fam83d gene encoding protein FAM83D isoform X1, whose amino-acid sequence MALSQCLEDSPLRLGSKQTGGNDLNLQEVYNETHRLALEELLSGGVDSFQDFLRKERVPNFLSDDEVQRIRSATVAPRCVSFYGEDQVLEQSQDCSSVTYFPEVSDVEPPLLEMGWPAFTTGSYRGVTRAVAYFQPSYGACIYSCKEAARRMIKSAREVIAIVTDSLTDLDIFKDLQEACSSRKVPVYILLDQSGAPAFLKMCRNVGVCLDDLRQMRVRTITGTTYYMRSGARITGEVHERFMLIDGTRVATGSYRFNWTDGKLNSSNLIELSGQITEKFDEEFRILYAQSLPINTQGPPSVRNSGIYEHLLIKNPVTSSPHPARERPVEPVCLTSTPSHKPPTSAVELPGEPSTEEAGLKATPASDTSTIGEDWAEEQHLKEEILAGSTALSFPADKVAERELMTPSTVSCHVSTQTSWSVADRDIQTDLQLTQQPNLILSDTSTTTTQSQSQNQSQSQNQNQSQSQSQSQDTSSSSAYPKQTSPTPAAPDDTLKGCFDKLSKERQHYYSTIRFKLEHMVTSLSQRRELADVTNMTQWPGTSSRQKVHKDCGQGPNPSLRVESVGTGTGTWPRARCLY is encoded by the exons ATGGCCCTGTCTCAGTGTCTGGAGGACTCACCTTTGAGGTTGGGTTCAAAACAAACCGGGGGCAACGACCTGAACCTGCAGGAGGTGTACAACGAGACCCACCGGCTGGCTTTGGAGGAGCTGCTGTCAGGAGGGGTCGACAGCTTCCAGGACTTCCTCAGGAAAGAGAGGGTCCCCAACTTTCTGTCGGACGATGAAGTCCAACGGATCAGGAGCGCCACCGTGGCCCCGCGGTGCGTGTCCTTCTACGGAGAGGACCAGGTGCTGGAGCAGTCGCAGGACTGCTCCTCCGTCACCTATTTCCCCGAGGTATCGGACGTGGAGCCGCCGCTGCTGGAGATGGGCTGGCCCGCCTTCACCACTGGCTCCTACCGGGGAGTCACACGGGCCGTGGCGTACTTCCAGCCCAGCTACGGGGCGTGCATCTACAGCTGCAAGGAGGCTGCGAGGCGCATGATTAAAAGTGCCAGAGAG GTGATTGCCATAGTTACAGACTCCCTGACAGACCTGGATATCTTTAAAGATCTTCAGGAGGCATGCTCCAGCCGCAAAGTCCCTGTCTACATCCTGCTGGACCAATCAGGTGCTCCCGCGTTCCTCAAGATGTGCAGAAATGTCGGTGTTTGCTTGGATGACCTTCGG CAAATGAGAGTGAGAACCATAACTGGTACAACATATTACATGAGATCAGGAGCACGGATTACTGGCGAGGTTCATGAGAGGTTCATGTTGATTGATGGAACCAGAGTGGCTACAGGTTCCTACAG GTTCAACTGGACCGATGGCAAACTGAACAGCAGCAACCTGATCGAGCTTTCCGGTCAGATAACAGAGAAATTTGACGAGGAGTTCCGCATCCTCTACGCCCAGTCTCTACCTATAAACACTCAGGGACCTCCAAGTGTTCGAAACAGCGGCATCTACGAACACCTGCTCATCAAAAACCCAGTCACCTCCTCCCCTCACCCGGCCAGGGAGAGGCCTGTAGAGCCGGTGTGTCTGACCAGCACGCCCAGCCATAAGCCCCCAACCTCAGCGGTGGAGCTGCCGGGTGAACCCTCAACTGAAGAGGCGGGTCTTAAAGCCACCCCAGCGTCCGACACGTCCACCATAGGTGAGGACTGGGCGGAGGAGCAGCACTTAAAGGAGGAGATCCTGGCTGGTAGCACTGCTCTGAGCTTCCCTGCAGACAAGGTAGCAGAAAGAGAGCTAATGACCCCCAGCACTGTGTCCTGCCACGTCTCAACTCAGACCAGTTGGTCGGTGGCAGACAGAGACATCCAGACTGACCTTCAGCTCACACAACAACCCAACCTCATCCTATCCgacacctccaccaccaccacccagagccagagccagaaccagagccagagccagaaccagaaccagagccagagccagagccagagccaggacacctcttcctcctccgctTATCCCAAACAGACCTCACCCACCCCGGCAGCTCCAGACGACACCTTGAAGGGCTGCTTCGACAAGCTGTCCAAAGAACGCCAACACTACTACTCAACCATCCGCTTCAAGCTGGAGCACATGGTGACCTCCCTGTCCCAAAGGCGAGAGCTCGCGGACGTCACCAACATGACTCAGTGGCCTGGCACTTCCAGCAGGCAGAAGGTACACAAAGACTGTGGGCAGGGACCGAACCCCAGCCTGCGTGTTGAAAGTGTGGGCACAGGCACGGGCACATGGCCAAGAGCCAGATGTTTATACTAG